The nucleotide window CTCAAAGAGTTCGACCTGTTGATCACCGCCTCTCGCTGACCCTGAACCCGTGTAGGGTATCTACTGGCAGTTTTTCGTGATCTGTTTCTGTGCTTCGGTGATGCGCTCCTGACGTTGTTGGTCGGTCAGGCGGCGCATCTCACCGTCGACCTCCTCCCGTAGTCGCGGATTGTTCTGCAGTTGAGCCAGGTTCGTTCGGGCCTGCTCGCAGAACACTTTCAGCTGGGCCTGCTGCTCGCCGACCTGTTTTTTAACTTTGTTGTCGATGGCCTTTTGATCGCCTATGACGTTGCCGCGCGGTGGCGTGCTCGGCTTGCCGACGGGCGGGGCAGGCGTCACCACAAGGCTGGCTTCCCGGCCCTGGGGCGGTTGCGCATCGAAATGGGTGACGCCCTGGGCATCGATCCATTTATAGACCTGACCCGCCATGCACAAAGGGCTCAGGCCGATCAGCAAGCCAGCGGTGAAGAAGAACGTTCGCATGCCATTTCCTTGTCATGAGTGCGCAATTGAAGCTAACACACTTGCGGTTTAAAGGTTTTTTCTTGCGTTCTCATGCGCTTAGTTCGAATAAAGCGCATTGACGGCTTGACTTGCGATGGGCGAAACAGAAGAATCCAAAGTCCGCTGTAGAGGGACTGCCAGAAGCAGACCCACTCGGTAGATCATGAGGCGCACATCCGCGCCGACCTGTTACACCCGCAACGCGTTACCTCGCGCTGGGTGGGAAAGGCCCGCAACACTTGGGACGATCCCAATACTTGCTCAGTCAGTGCTGACGTAGTCGGCGACCACCGTCGCTCATGCTCTGCCGAGAAGTAAACCTATTAAGACCCGTCCTCTTTGTATGTGGGCGGTATTCTGGCGTTTTAGAGGTGAACAACGTGGAGCTTTTATCTGGCGGTGAGATGCTCGTCCGCTTTTTGCGTGACGAAGGCGTCAAATATATCTACGGGTACCCGGGTGGTGCTCTTCTTCATGTCTACGATGCCCTGTTCAAAGAACCGGAAGTGACCCACATCCTGGTTCGTCACGAGCAGGCTGCGACCCATATGGCCGACGGCTACGCCCGTGCCACCGGTAAAGCCGGCGTGGTACTGGTCACTTCCGGCCCGGGCGCAACCAACGCCATCACCGGTATTGCCACGGCCTACATGGACTCCATTCCGATGGTGATCATTTCCGGCCAGGTGCCTAGCACCTTGGTAGGCACCGATGCATTCCAGGAAACCGACATGATCGGTATCTCCCGGCCGATCGTGAAGCACAGCTTCATGATCAAGCACGCGTCGGAAATCCCGGAAGTCATGAAGAAAGCGTTCTACCTGGCGCAATCCGGTCGTCCTGGTCCGGTCGTTGTCGATATCCCGAAAGACATGACCAACCCGGCCGAGAAGTTCGAATACATCTTCCCGAAAAAAGCCAAGCTGCGTTCCTACAGTCCGGCTCTTCGCGGTCACTCCGGGCAAATCCGCAAGGCGGCAGAAATGCTCCTGGCGGCCAAGCGTCCTGTGCTTTATGCAGGCGGCGGCGTGATTCTCGGTGGTGGCTCCGCGCCGCTGACCGAACTGGCGAAGATGCTCAACCTGCCAGTGACCAATACCCTGATGGGGCTGGGTGCCTACCCTGGCACCGATCGTCAGTTCATCGGCATGCTCGGCATGCACGGCAGCTACACCGCCAACCTGGCGATGCACCATGCCGACGTGATCCTTGCAGTCGGTGCGCGCTTCGATGACCGCGTGATCAACGGCCCGGCCAAGTTCTGTCCGAATGCCAAGATCATTCATATCGACATTGACCCGGCTTCGATCTCCAAGACCATCAAGGCAGACGTGCCTATCGTCGGCCCGGTCGAGAGTGTCCTGACCGAAATGGTCGCGATCCTCAAGGAAATCGGCGAGACCCCGAACAAGGAGTCCGTTGCCAGCTGGTGGAAGCAAGTTGATGAGTGGCGCGGTGACCGCGGTCTGTTCCCTTACGACAAGGGCGACGGCAGCGTGATCAAGCCGCAGACCGTGATCGAAACCCTGTGCGAAGTGACCAAGGGCGACGCCTTTGTGACCTCCGACGTGGGGCAGCACCAGATGTTCGCAGCGCAATACTACAAGTTCAACAAGCCGAACCGCTGGATCAACTCCGGTGGTCTGGGCACCATGGGCTTCGGTTTTCCGGCGGCCATGGGCGTCAAGCTGAGCTTCCCGGATGATGACGTCGCCTGCGTAACGGGCGAGGGCAGCATCCAGATGAACATTCAGGAACTGTCGACCTGCCTGCAATACGGTTTGCCGGTGAAGATCGTCATTCTGAATAACGGTGTACTGGGTATGGTTCGCCAGTGGCAGGACATGAGTTATGGCAGCCGCCACTCGCACTCCTACATGGAATCGTTGCCTGACTTCGTCAAGCTGGCCGAGGCCTATGGTCACGTTGGCGTGCGCATCACCGAATCGAAAGATTTGAAGTCGAAGATGGAAGAGGCGTTCGCCATGAAAGATCGCCTGGTGGTTATCGACATTTCGGTCGACACCAGCGAGCACGTCTACCCGATGCAGATCAAAGACGGCTCCATGCGCGATATGTGGTTGAGCAAGACGGAGCGTACTTAATCATGCGGCACATTATTTCCTTGCTTCTGGAAAACGAACCGGGCGCTCTGTCTCGTGTAGTTGGCCTGTTCTCGCAGCGCAACTACAACATCGAAAGCCTGACCGTGGCACCCACCGAAGACCCGACCTTGTCGCGTCTGACGCTGACCACAGTTGGCCACGATGAAATCATCGAGCAGATCACCAAGAACCTGAACAAGTTGATCGAAGTGGTCAAGCTGGTCGACCTGTCGGAGAGTGCTCACATCGAGCGCGAACTGATGCTGGTCAAGGTCAAGGCCACCGGCGCCCAGCGCGCCGAGATCAAGCGCACCACCGATATTTATCGTGGGCAGATCGTTGATGTCAGCGCCAGCGTGTATACCGTTCAATTGACCGGTACCAGCGACAAGCTCGACAGCTTCATTCAATCGATCGGCACTGCCTCGATTCTGGAAACCGTACGCAGTGGCGTCACCGGGATTGCCCGCGGCGACAAAGTACTGAGCGTCTAAACCAAATTAGCGAATGGCCTGAAGGGCCAGATATAAAGGGGAAATTCATGAAAGTTTTCTACGATAAAGACTGCGACCTGTCGATCATCCAGGGCAAGAAAGTCGCCATCATCGGTTACGGCTCCCAAGGCCACGCTCAAGCGTGCAACCTGAAAGACTCCGGCGTTGACGTTACCGTTGGCCTGCGTAAAGGTTCGGCCACCGTTGCCAAAGCCGAAGCCCACGGCCTGAAAGTGACCGACGTTGCTTCCGCTGTAGCGGCTGCCGACCTGGTCATGATCCTGACCCCGGACGAGTTCCAGTCTTCCCTGTACAAGAACGAAATCGAGCCGAACATCAAGAAAGGCGCCACCCTGGCCTTCTCCCACGGCTTCGCGATCCACTACAACCAGGTTGTGCCACGCGCTGACCTCGACGTGATCATGATCGCGCCGAAAGCTCCGGGCCACACTGTGCGTTCCGAGTTCGTCAAAGGCGGCGGTATCCCTGACCTGATCGCTATCTACCAGGATGCTTCGGGCAACGCCAAAAACGTTGCACTGTCCTACGCTGCTGGCGTTGGCGGCGGCCGTACCGGCATCATCGAAACCACCTTCAAGGACGAGACCGAGACCGACCTGTTCGGCGAACAAGCCGTTCTGTGCGGCGGTACCGTTGAGCTGGTAAAAGCCGGTTTCGAAACCCTGGTTGAAGCTGGCTACGCGCCGGAAATGGCCTACTTCGAATGCCTGCACGAACTGAAGCTGATCGTTGACCTCATGTACGAAGGCGGTATCGCCAACATGAACTACTCGATCTCCAACAACGCTGAGTACGGCGAGTACGTGACCGGTCCGGAAGTAATCAACGCCGAATCCCGTCAGGCCATGCGCAACGCCCTGAAACGTATTCAGGACGGCGAATACGCCAAGATGTTCATCAGCGAAGGCGCTACCGGTTATCCTTCGATGACCGCCAAGCGTCGTAACAACGCCGCTCACGGTATCGAAATCATCGGCGAGCAACTGCGCTCCATGATGCCGTGGATCGGTGCCAACAAGATCGTCGACAAAGCCAAGAACTAAGTCGCGAGCTTGTACGGAAAACGCGGCCTAGGCCGCGTTTTTTCGTTTGGATCCGCCGGTTCTGGTATAAAGCTGCATCGTTTGCGGTCGAACCGTCGTCCCAGACACCTGTCGAAACTTTCCACCCCGTTGCAAGGTAATGTCCATGAGCGAACGTCCCGAAGAGCCAAAACAGGCTTCTGACGCCGAAAGCCTTCTGCCTATCGATGAACACATCGAAGAAGGGCATGACGCTGAAGGCCGTAAAGTCCGGCATCGTGGTATCTATCTTCTGCCGAATCTGTTCACCACGGCGAACCTCTTCGCAGGGTTCTATTCCATTATCAACTCGATGAGCGCCCAGAGCGCCTTGAGTGCCGGTGATGCAATCGGCGCGAGCAAGTATTTCGCGTTTGCCGCGATCGCGATTTTCGTCGCCATGGTGCTCGATGGCCTTGATGGTCGTGTTGCCCGTATGACCAATACCCAAAGCGCCTTCGGTGCCGAGTACGACTCGCTGTCGGACATGGTTGCCTTTGGTGTTGCGCCGGCATTGCTGGCGTTCGGCTGGGCCTTGGGTGATATGGGCAAGGTCGGCTGGATGGTTGCGTTCATCTATGTGGCGGGGGCGGCGTTGCGTCTGGCGCGTTTCAATACTCAGGTCGGTACGGCAGACAAACGCTACTTCATCGGTCTGGCCAGCCCGGCCGCGGCCGGTGTGGTCGCAGGCATTGTCTGGGCGTTCAGCGATTACGGCATTCAGGGCTCCAAGATGTCGTTCCTGGTTGCTCTGATGGTCGCCGCGGCTGGCATGCTGATGGTCAGTAACATCAAGTACAACAGCTTCAAGGAACTGGACTTGAAGGGGCGCGTTCCCTTTGTCGCGATCCTGGCGGTAGTGCTGGTATTTGCCGTTGTGTTCAGTGATCCGCCGCGCATCCTGCTGCTGGTCTTCCTTGGCTATGCGGCTTCTGGGCCGGTGCAGTACCTGTTACGTCTTCGTCGGCACAAAAAAGCCGAGTGATGTAATTTCCCTCATACTCCGCAGTCTATGGGTGCATCTGTCCTCCAAAGCTGCGGAGTTGTCATGCTGATCAAAGTCCCCAAAGCGTCTGACTGTCATGAGTCTGATGTCACGCCTGAATCTCTCTACCTTTCTCGTCGCAGAATCTTGGGTGCCACCGTTGCCGGTTTGGCTGTGAGCAGTCTGCCGCGCTGGGCGAATGCCGACGATGTTGCGCGTTATGCCGATGTCGAGTCTGGCAAGGCACCGTCCTGGTTTGCCGAAAAACTTCCTTCCACTAAATGGGGGGCGGTCAACGTCAAGGATGAGGCGATCACACCTTTCAAGGACGCGACCCACTACAACAACTTCTATGAGTTCGGTACCGATAAAGGTGATCCCGCGGCCAATGCCGGTGCGCTGAAAACCGAACCGTGGAGTGTGGTGGTGGACGGGGAGGTGGGTAAGCCGGGGCGGTATGCGCTGGAAGACTTCATGAAGCCTTATCAGCTGGAAGAGCGTATTTATCGTCTTCGCTGTGTGGAGGCCTGGTCGATGGTCATTCCATGGATGGGTTTTCCCATTTCAGCCTTGCTCAGGGAGGTCGAGCCGACGTCCGAAGCCAAATTCATTCGCTTCGAAACCTTGCAGGATCCCAAGAGTATGCCCGGACAGCGCTCCGGCTTTGCCTTGATCGACTGGCCTTATGTAGAGGGGTTGCGTCTGGATGAGGCGATGAACCCGTTGGCGATTCTTGCTGTAGGTATGTATGGACGTGAGTTGCCCAATCAGAACGGTGCACCATTGCGTCTGGTGGTGCCCTGGAAGTACGGCTTCAAGAGCATCAAATCCATCGTCCGCATCAGCCTGGTCAGCGAGCAGCCGAAGACTACATGGCAGAGCATTGCGGCAGATGAATATGGCTTTTATGCGAACGTGAATCCGACAGTCGATCACCCGCGCTGGACCCAGGCACGGGAACGGCGTTTGCCGAGTGGTCTGTTCAAGCCCAATGTACGAGAAACGCAAATGTTCAACGGCTACTCGGATGAAGTCGCTTCTTTATATGCAGGGCTCGATCTGCGGAAGAATTACTGATGCGATATCCGTTCTGGCGTATCGGTGTCTTCGTCGCTGCAGCGATTTGGCCGCTGCTTTGGTTGTACCAAGCCTGGGCGGATGTGCTGGGGCCTGACCCGGGCAAGGTGCTGGTTGACCGTCTGGGGTTGGGGACACTTGTCCTGTTGCTCATTACGTTAAGCATGACGCCTTTGCAGAAGCTAACCGGTTGGCCGGGATGGATAGTTGTCCGGCGGCAGTTGGGGTTGTGGTGTTTCGCCTATGTGGTTCTGCATTTGAGTGGTTACGCGGTGTTCATCCTTGGCTTCGATTGGTCGCAGCTGAGTGTCGAGTTGCGCAAGCGGCCGTACATTATTGTCGGAACGCTGGGGTTTCTCTGTTTGTTGGCATTGGCAATCACCTCCAATCGTTATAGTCAGCGGCGTTTGGGGGCTCGCTGGAGGAAACTGCACCGACTGGTCTATGTGGTTCTCGGGTTTGGGTTGTTGCATATGTTGTGGATCGTTCGCGCTGATCTGAAGGAG belongs to Pseudomonas sp. B21-015 and includes:
- a CDS encoding DUF4124 domain-containing protein encodes the protein MRTFFFTAGLLIGLSPLCMAGQVYKWIDAQGVTHFDAQPPQGREASLVVTPAPPVGKPSTPPRGNVIGDQKAIDNKVKKQVGEQQAQLKVFCEQARTNLAQLQNNPRLREEVDGEMRRLTDQQRQERITEAQKQITKNCQ
- a CDS encoding acetolactate synthase 3 large subunit, with the translated sequence MELLSGGEMLVRFLRDEGVKYIYGYPGGALLHVYDALFKEPEVTHILVRHEQAATHMADGYARATGKAGVVLVTSGPGATNAITGIATAYMDSIPMVIISGQVPSTLVGTDAFQETDMIGISRPIVKHSFMIKHASEIPEVMKKAFYLAQSGRPGPVVVDIPKDMTNPAEKFEYIFPKKAKLRSYSPALRGHSGQIRKAAEMLLAAKRPVLYAGGGVILGGGSAPLTELAKMLNLPVTNTLMGLGAYPGTDRQFIGMLGMHGSYTANLAMHHADVILAVGARFDDRVINGPAKFCPNAKIIHIDIDPASISKTIKADVPIVGPVESVLTEMVAILKEIGETPNKESVASWWKQVDEWRGDRGLFPYDKGDGSVIKPQTVIETLCEVTKGDAFVTSDVGQHQMFAAQYYKFNKPNRWINSGGLGTMGFGFPAAMGVKLSFPDDDVACVTGEGSIQMNIQELSTCLQYGLPVKIVILNNGVLGMVRQWQDMSYGSRHSHSYMESLPDFVKLAEAYGHVGVRITESKDLKSKMEEAFAMKDRLVVIDISVDTSEHVYPMQIKDGSMRDMWLSKTERT
- the ilvN gene encoding acetolactate synthase small subunit, translated to MRHIISLLLENEPGALSRVVGLFSQRNYNIESLTVAPTEDPTLSRLTLTTVGHDEIIEQITKNLNKLIEVVKLVDLSESAHIERELMLVKVKATGAQRAEIKRTTDIYRGQIVDVSASVYTVQLTGTSDKLDSFIQSIGTASILETVRSGVTGIARGDKVLSV
- the ilvC gene encoding ketol-acid reductoisomerase, yielding MKVFYDKDCDLSIIQGKKVAIIGYGSQGHAQACNLKDSGVDVTVGLRKGSATVAKAEAHGLKVTDVASAVAAADLVMILTPDEFQSSLYKNEIEPNIKKGATLAFSHGFAIHYNQVVPRADLDVIMIAPKAPGHTVRSEFVKGGGIPDLIAIYQDASGNAKNVALSYAAGVGGGRTGIIETTFKDETETDLFGEQAVLCGGTVELVKAGFETLVEAGYAPEMAYFECLHELKLIVDLMYEGGIANMNYSISNNAEYGEYVTGPEVINAESRQAMRNALKRIQDGEYAKMFISEGATGYPSMTAKRRNNAAHGIEIIGEQLRSMMPWIGANKIVDKAKN
- the pssA gene encoding CDP-diacylglycerol--serine O-phosphatidyltransferase: MSERPEEPKQASDAESLLPIDEHIEEGHDAEGRKVRHRGIYLLPNLFTTANLFAGFYSIINSMSAQSALSAGDAIGASKYFAFAAIAIFVAMVLDGLDGRVARMTNTQSAFGAEYDSLSDMVAFGVAPALLAFGWALGDMGKVGWMVAFIYVAGAALRLARFNTQVGTADKRYFIGLASPAAAGVVAGIVWAFSDYGIQGSKMSFLVALMVAAAGMLMVSNIKYNSFKELDLKGRVPFVAILAVVLVFAVVFSDPPRILLLVFLGYAASGPVQYLLRLRRHKKAE
- the msrP gene encoding protein-methionine-sulfoxide reductase catalytic subunit MsrP, producing MLIKVPKASDCHESDVTPESLYLSRRRILGATVAGLAVSSLPRWANADDVARYADVESGKAPSWFAEKLPSTKWGAVNVKDEAITPFKDATHYNNFYEFGTDKGDPAANAGALKTEPWSVVVDGEVGKPGRYALEDFMKPYQLEERIYRLRCVEAWSMVIPWMGFPISALLREVEPTSEAKFIRFETLQDPKSMPGQRSGFALIDWPYVEGLRLDEAMNPLAILAVGMYGRELPNQNGAPLRLVVPWKYGFKSIKSIVRISLVSEQPKTTWQSIAADEYGFYANVNPTVDHPRWTQARERRLPSGLFKPNVRETQMFNGYSDEVASLYAGLDLRKNY
- the msrQ gene encoding protein-methionine-sulfoxide reductase heme-binding subunit MsrQ, which translates into the protein MRYPFWRIGVFVAAAIWPLLWLYQAWADVLGPDPGKVLVDRLGLGTLVLLLITLSMTPLQKLTGWPGWIVVRRQLGLWCFAYVVLHLSGYAVFILGFDWSQLSVELRKRPYIIVGTLGFLCLLALAITSNRYSQRRLGARWRKLHRLVYVVLGFGLLHMLWIVRADLKEWAVYASIGALLLVLRLPPITRRIPRLTAKKTPSARKA